Sequence from the Leptospira johnsonii genome:
GTCCGTAATCCTATTTAAGCGTCTTAATGAATTCGATGATGTCCTTGATCTCTTCCTCTTTGATCCTTCCTTGGAAAGAAGACATCGCAGGAGGGAATCCAGCTACGATCTTAGCTGTAGGAACAAGGATGGATTGTTTGATATAAGCGTCGTCCGCAACAACGGAAGATCCGTCTGCGAAGTCTCTCTTATTACCATAAAGACCTTTGAAGCTCGGTCCAACAATCCTGGATCCGTCGATGGAGTGACATCCGCTACATCCAAGGCTTCCCTTGAAAAGAGCTTCTCCTCTTTCCGCAGGTCCTTTGTTGTTAGCGCCAGCATTTGCTGCGATTTTCTCGGCCTGCCAAGCAGCGAATTGCTCGCCGTCCACCACACGAATCGTAGCCATCATATTGGAGTGTTTGGTTCCACAATACTCAGTACAGAAAACTGTGAAGTCACCTTTCTCGATCGGAGTGAAAGTGAAAGTAGTCCTTCTGCCAGGAACCGCATCCATTTTGTTCCTGAATGCAGGAACATAGAAACTATGAAGAACGTCATCAGAGGTAAGAATGAAACGAATAGTTTTACCTACTGGAACTACTACGATCTCAGGCTTGAGAAGA
This genomic interval carries:
- the coxB gene encoding cytochrome c oxidase subunit II, which produces MNWFSFITATSFMPVPATKESGDVDNLYIFLLVSGLISFIILIGGMVIFIFKYRRKTEDQKSAYITHNTLAEFLWSFIPFVIMMIIFAWGWSVFHDLRRVGEKGDVEVHVTARQWAWTFKYANDIEINSPTDKKLVENDPDSTLLKPEIVVVPVGKTIRFILTSDDVLHSFYVPAFRNKMDAVPGRRTTFTFTPIEKGDFTVFCTEYCGTKHSNMMATIRVVDGEQFAAWQAEKIAANAGANNKGPAERGEALFKGSLGCSGCHSIDGSRIVGPSFKGLYGNKRDFADGSSVVADDAYIKQSILVPTAKIVAGFPPAMSSFQGRIKEEEIKDIIEFIKTLK